Proteins from one Desulfovibrio sp. X2 genomic window:
- a CDS encoding AraC family transcriptional regulator codes for MTTGSGERFTYLRSTGVTVLSATMTEFAYKRHAHEDYALGVTLRGLQEYHLEGRLCRSRPGGVILFNPEEVHDGCSADRTSLEYVMVYVPRPLFAEVSGMRGPVGFEAPIVYDRALAARILKLARGVAAGRDEMWTSELLLDMVHAALRGRTGRTARPLMSGPAPGRSAGVRRAMDMMRDAAGGMTGDGTGDGADGRLRLDDLSREVGMSKYHFIRHFKAATGISPYQFFLNCKVEHAKRLLESEGDVYAAVAQCGFCDLSHLNRHFKRIYGVTASEYAHIRF; via the coding sequence ATGACGACCGGTTCCGGGGAACGCTTCACCTACCTCCGGAGCACCGGGGTCACCGTGCTCTCCGCGACCATGACCGAGTTCGCATACAAGCGGCACGCCCACGAGGACTACGCGCTGGGCGTGACGCTGCGCGGGCTCCAGGAATACCACCTGGAGGGGAGGCTTTGCCGGTCGCGGCCGGGCGGGGTCATCCTCTTCAACCCAGAAGAGGTGCACGACGGCTGCTCGGCCGACAGGACCAGCCTGGAATACGTCATGGTCTACGTCCCGAGGCCGCTCTTCGCCGAGGTCTCGGGGATGCGCGGGCCGGTCGGGTTCGAGGCGCCCATCGTCTACGACCGCGCCCTGGCCGCGCGCATCCTGAAGCTCGCGCGCGGCGTGGCGGCCGGACGGGACGAGATGTGGACCAGCGAGCTGCTGCTGGACATGGTGCACGCGGCGCTTCGCGGCAGGACGGGCAGGACGGCCCGCCCCCTGATGTCCGGCCCGGCGCCGGGCCGCAGCGCGGGCGTGCGCCGGGCCATGGACATGATGCGGGACGCGGCGGGCGGCATGACGGGAGACGGGACCGGAGACGGAGCGGACGGGCGGCTTCGGCTGGACGACCTCAGCCGGGAGGTCGGCATGTCCAAGTACCACTTCATCCGCCACTTCAAGGCGGCCACCGGCATCTCGCCCTACCAGTTCTTCCTGAACTGCAAGGTCGAGCACGCCAAGCGGCTGCTGGAGAGCGAGGGCGACGTCTACGCGGCCGTGGCGCAGTGCGGCTTCTGCGACCTCTCGCACCTGAACAGGCACTTCAAGCGGATATACGGGGTCACGGCCTCGGAATACGCCCACATCCGGTTCTGA
- a CDS encoding SpoIIE family protein phosphatase, giving the protein MKIRLPFQSSFRAQFNLTVAVVYLLAAVATLTAFAFAMQSLLTDYAARNTVKEALLERNRAAAVIDRELVLARTLASDPAVRRWVRDESDPELRARAFEQLDNYRDHFRDRSFFVAIAKSGDYYLDNRSHGAAHLDGTRLNPANPADAWFYRDLRSERGYELYLDYDVAAQTTKIWLNVVITDDKGRPIGLGGSGIDVSDFVSGLVASQEKGLTTLLTDANGAITASADRALVERNARIVDPADRVTVYSMVDNPEDRERLRLAIADATEDSARITAFPLSMTGGRAMVAVSVLPGTGWRNIVVFDVSGLYTSRVFLPGVAIIIVSLLSVLAVISMFINRRVLRPLTGLTKAARQMARGRYDVALPVERSDEIGQLAGSFNSMAATVQDHTQNLEQKVDERTSELSAANAELSRSRASIMESLRYARAIQATLLPRPEDLARAFSDHMVLYRPRDLVGGDLVFLRRNGERSLFAVLDCTGHGVPGAFMAMTAHSLLHRAAAGLSFDDPAAILAETDRLLRLTYRLNEEGEGMVDCGLEAALCSYERGSGKVVFAGARLSLYAVEGGEVREVRGDRQRIGYRGPALKAPFTNHVVEAGPKTRFFAATDGVLDEAGGERGFGFGLERFLAVLTESGDAPLAATATALDETLRAYRGEHPQRDDIAVIGFRL; this is encoded by the coding sequence TTGAAAATACGACTCCCGTTCCAATCCTCCTTCAGGGCCCAGTTCAACCTGACCGTGGCGGTGGTCTATCTTCTCGCCGCCGTGGCCACCCTGACCGCCTTCGCCTTCGCCATGCAGTCGCTGCTCACGGACTACGCGGCCCGCAACACGGTCAAGGAGGCCCTGCTCGAACGCAACAGGGCCGCCGCGGTCATCGACCGCGAGCTCGTCCTGGCCCGGACCCTGGCCAGCGATCCCGCGGTGCGGCGCTGGGTGCGGGACGAGTCCGACCCCGAGCTCAGGGCCAGGGCCTTCGAGCAGCTCGACAACTACCGCGACCATTTCCGCGACCGCTCCTTCTTCGTGGCCATAGCCAAAAGCGGCGACTACTACCTGGACAACCGCTCCCACGGCGCCGCGCACCTGGACGGCACGCGCCTGAACCCGGCCAACCCGGCCGACGCCTGGTTCTACCGCGACCTGCGCAGCGAGCGCGGCTACGAACTCTATCTCGATTACGACGTGGCCGCCCAGACCACCAAGATCTGGCTCAACGTGGTCATCACGGACGACAAGGGGCGCCCCATCGGGCTCGGCGGCAGCGGCATCGACGTCTCCGACTTCGTCAGCGGCCTCGTGGCCTCGCAGGAGAAGGGGCTGACGACCCTGCTGACGGACGCGAACGGGGCGATCACCGCCTCGGCCGACCGCGCCCTGGTGGAGAGGAACGCCAGGATCGTGGACCCCGCGGACCGGGTCACGGTCTACTCCATGGTCGACAATCCCGAGGACCGCGAGCGTCTGCGCCTGGCCATCGCCGACGCCACGGAGGACTCCGCGCGCATCACCGCCTTCCCCCTGTCCATGACGGGCGGCAGGGCCATGGTCGCGGTCTCCGTCCTGCCGGGCACGGGCTGGCGCAACATCGTCGTCTTCGACGTCTCGGGCCTCTACACCTCCCGGGTCTTCCTGCCCGGCGTGGCCATCATCATCGTCTCGCTCCTCTCGGTCCTCGCGGTCATCTCCATGTTCATCAACCGCCGCGTGCTGCGCCCCCTGACCGGGCTCACCAAGGCCGCGCGGCAGATGGCCCGGGGCCGCTACGACGTGGCGCTCCCGGTCGAGCGCAGCGACGAGATCGGCCAGCTCGCGGGCAGCTTCAACTCCATGGCCGCCACGGTCCAGGACCACACCCAGAACCTGGAGCAGAAGGTGGACGAGCGCACGAGCGAGCTCTCCGCCGCCAACGCCGAGCTTTCCCGGTCGCGGGCCAGCATCATGGAGAGCCTGCGCTACGCCCGCGCCATCCAGGCAACGCTGCTGCCCCGGCCGGAGGACCTGGCCCGGGCCTTTTCCGACCACATGGTCCTCTACCGGCCGCGCGACCTCGTGGGCGGCGACCTCGTCTTCCTGCGCCGCAACGGCGAGCGCTCGCTGTTCGCGGTGCTGGACTGCACCGGCCACGGCGTGCCCGGGGCCTTCATGGCCATGACCGCGCACTCGCTGCTGCACAGGGCCGCGGCCGGCCTGTCCTTCGACGATCCGGCCGCCATCCTCGCCGAGACCGACCGCCTGCTGCGTCTGACCTACCGCCTGAACGAGGAGGGCGAGGGCATGGTGGACTGCGGCCTGGAGGCCGCGCTGTGCTCCTACGAGCGGGGCAGCGGCAAGGTGGTCTTCGCCGGGGCCAGGCTCTCGCTGTACGCGGTCGAGGGCGGAGAGGTGCGCGAGGTGCGCGGCGACCGCCAGCGCATCGGCTACCGCGGCCCCGCGCTCAAGGCGCCGTTCACCAACCACGTCGTCGAGGCCGGTCCGAAGACCCGCTTCTTCGCCGCCACGGACGGCGTCCTGGACGAGGCGGGCGGGGAGCGCGGCTTCGGCTTCGGACTCGAGCGCTTCCTGGCCGTGCTGACCGAAAGCGGAGACGCGCCCCTGGCCGCCACGGCGACGGCCCTGGACGAGACCCTGCGCGCCTACCGCGGGGAGCATCCGCAGCGCGACGACATCGCCGTGATCGGATTCAGGCTCTAG
- a CDS encoding SiaB family protein kinase has translation MDLFKIRDEFSRAGIMICFNGPFSHSIIDEIGQAVRNYLKAEDIAKAAVLDVFAIYIELAQNVKNYVARRQLPPEEASSCIITIAKKDGTYKITSGNAVLHGDLDALTESVDTINALEPPELRKRYRAQLRKETPEEALGAGLGLMEIAKRSSARMVYQITPMNGDYAFFSLTASV, from the coding sequence ATGGATCTGTTCAAAATCCGTGACGAATTCAGCAGGGCCGGGATCATGATCTGCTTCAACGGCCCGTTTTCCCACAGCATCATCGACGAGATCGGCCAGGCCGTGCGCAACTACCTGAAGGCCGAGGACATCGCCAAGGCCGCCGTGCTCGACGTCTTCGCCATCTACATCGAGCTGGCCCAGAACGTGAAGAACTACGTGGCCCGGCGGCAGCTTCCCCCGGAAGAGGCCAGTTCGTGCATCATCACCATCGCCAAGAAGGACGGCACGTACAAGATCACCTCGGGCAACGCCGTGCTGCACGGGGACCTCGACGCGCTGACGGAGTCGGTGGACACCATCAACGCCCTGGAACCGCCCGAGCTGCGCAAGCGCTACCGCGCGCAGCTGCGCAAGGAGACGCCCGAAGAGGCGCTCGGCGCCGGGCTCGGGCTCATGGAAATCGCCAAGCGGTCCTCCGCCAGGATGGTCTACCAGATCACCCCGATGAACGGGGACTACGCCTTCTTCAGCCTCACGGCCTCCGTGTGA
- a CDS encoding DUF1987 domain-containing protein, whose amino-acid sequence MPSLDIEKTSTSPRIRYDAATCTLLMVGESYPENSFEFFEPVLACVREALAESSTFTFDIDVSYMNSSSTKCILDLLDLMEEAAEKGTTVTVTWRYDTDNPRALDLAEEFREEVTFPFNLLPR is encoded by the coding sequence ATGCCGTCCCTCGACATAGAAAAGACTTCCACCTCTCCCCGGATCCGCTACGACGCGGCCACGTGCACGCTGCTCATGGTCGGGGAGTCGTATCCGGAGAACTCCTTCGAGTTCTTCGAGCCGGTGCTGGCCTGCGTGCGCGAAGCCCTCGCCGAGAGTTCCACCTTCACTTTCGACATCGACGTCAGCTACATGAACAGCTCCAGCACCAAGTGCATCCTGGACCTGCTCGACCTCATGGAGGAGGCCGCCGAGAAGGGCACCACCGTCACGGTCACCTGGCGCTACGACACGGACAACCCGCGCGCCCTGGACCTGGCCGAGGAGTTCCGCGAGGAAGTGACCTTCCCCTTCAACCTCCTGCCCCGCTAG